A single window of Providencia stuartii DNA harbors:
- a CDS encoding S26 family signal peptidase, with amino-acid sequence MNFPLKKYFVKKESWKRFGVKAGVTLLVLWAAGAAFASRYRIGIDPQQEKCLPGYTFFLIDLNDQTLERGAVYAFQAKNMQPFYKDGTRMVKILTGMPGDKVEINDKWKITVNGDVVGEGLQLAGKLHLPESHFYGKTTLKENNYWFMGKSPFSFDSRYWGTVKNDQIIGRAYPLF; translated from the coding sequence ATGAATTTTCCACTCAAGAAGTATTTCGTCAAAAAGGAATCCTGGAAGCGCTTCGGGGTTAAGGCCGGTGTGACACTACTGGTTCTTTGGGCTGCTGGTGCGGCCTTTGCCAGCCGCTACCGTATTGGCATTGATCCACAACAGGAGAAGTGCCTGCCGGGTTACACCTTCTTCCTCATTGATCTGAACGACCAAACTCTGGAGAGGGGAGCTGTTTACGCCTTCCAAGCCAAGAACATGCAGCCTTTCTACAAGGACGGGACTCGCATGGTCAAAATCCTCACCGGTATGCCGGGGGATAAAGTCGAGATCAACGATAAGTGGAAGATCACCGTCAATGGTGATGTCGTCGGAGAGGGGCTCCAGCTCGCAGGGAAACTACATCTGCCAGAGAGCCACTTTTACGGCAAGACCACGCTGAAAGAGAATAACTACTGGTTTATGGGCAAAAGCCCATTCAGCTTCGACTCACGTTACTGGGGGACTGTGAAAAATGATCAGATCATTGGCCGCGCATATCCCCTGTTCTAA
- a CDS encoding TrbC family F-type conjugative pilus assembly protein, which translates to MIRSLAAHIPCSKSVLVALIFSVAGGAYAQESPLTEQDKALIEKGKQIAQKAQKMEMPSLLQNQHMDEAQAEAKAFFKQLQTTNPTLKEMHRKQAEKGIYSDHRILVFASLSLGEQGLDDVLTAVSGQPDSVIVFRGIPEGMNLGQGVKAIQALAAKKDPVPNIIINPTLFKTYNITAVPTIVMLEDEPLPGEQPNVVAQVSGLSDPVWLAREVDNGEKGDLGVKGPVEKISEPDLIDVAKKRLANIDWEEKKKQAIERFWTKQNFNELPRAPKSRTREIDPSVMITSDISTPDGTVFAHAGDVINPLCDPKEVCKPGTRPFTQAVVVFDPLDKKQMELLAKKLPEIKQEPGVQRITYIATEFDKDKGWDSYKSVTDNFDAPVYLLTPDLITRFELEHTPSVITARGKKFVVRELAEEGGE; encoded by the coding sequence ATGATCAGATCATTGGCCGCGCATATCCCCTGTTCTAAGAGCGTTCTGGTGGCGTTGATATTCTCTGTGGCTGGCGGGGCATACGCTCAAGAGTCTCCGCTCACAGAGCAGGATAAGGCGCTTATTGAGAAAGGAAAGCAAATTGCCCAAAAGGCCCAGAAGATGGAAATGCCATCTCTGTTGCAAAACCAACACATGGACGAGGCTCAGGCCGAAGCCAAGGCATTTTTCAAGCAGCTCCAAACTACTAACCCAACGCTCAAGGAGATGCACCGGAAACAGGCTGAAAAGGGTATCTACTCTGACCATCGGATACTGGTTTTCGCCTCGTTGTCTCTTGGCGAACAGGGGTTAGATGACGTCCTAACGGCGGTGTCAGGCCAGCCTGATTCTGTAATTGTGTTCCGTGGCATCCCGGAAGGAATGAACTTGGGGCAGGGAGTTAAAGCTATTCAGGCGCTCGCGGCCAAAAAAGACCCAGTGCCGAACATCATCATCAACCCTACGTTGTTCAAAACGTACAACATCACAGCCGTTCCCACGATTGTGATGCTGGAGGATGAGCCGCTGCCTGGCGAACAACCAAACGTCGTCGCCCAGGTCTCCGGGTTGTCCGACCCGGTATGGTTGGCTCGGGAAGTGGATAACGGAGAAAAAGGCGATCTCGGCGTTAAGGGGCCGGTGGAGAAAATCAGTGAGCCAGACCTTATTGATGTTGCCAAGAAACGCCTTGCCAATATCGACTGGGAAGAGAAGAAGAAACAGGCTATAGAGCGCTTCTGGACCAAGCAGAATTTCAATGAGCTGCCCAGAGCGCCAAAATCTCGAACACGAGAAATTGACCCTAGCGTCATGATCACCAGTGACATCAGCACTCCGGATGGCACTGTGTTCGCTCACGCGGGTGACGTGATCAACCCATTGTGCGATCCGAAGGAAGTTTGCAAGCCTGGAACGCGGCCATTTACCCAAGCGGTCGTAGTTTTCGACCCGCTGGACAAAAAGCAAATGGAGCTGCTCGCCAAGAAGCTGCCTGAAATTAAGCAGGAACCTGGCGTACAACGGATTACCTATATCGCCACAGAGTTCGACAAAGACAAAGGCTGGGATTCCTACAAGAGTGTCACCGACAACTTTGACGCGCCGGTATATCTGCTGACGCCAGATCTGATTACCCGGTTCGAGCTGGAGCACACACCGAGCGTCATTACTGCCAGAGGCAAGAAGTTTGTTGTCCGCGAACTTGCTGAGGAGGGCGGTGAATGA
- the traN gene encoding conjugal transfer mating pair stabilization protein TraN produces the protein MENTMRSHNYFMKAVASLLTVTMSALPIHSYANGSQDQDITAVGKEAQAFGQNLSNSFKSSSGTVQDGTISMPTLKDGQFQMNGGSQINVNDLFPGTSGTNNKPDSYYFPDANKPDVGGLQGIYDSGDDMDSVGNNAKGSLWSDANSANPSISGAAYKVLLDASNRSRPDFSNDPVLNLSKKTYEDMDLIAGGFGDCSAETTINQNTINAHIPEYERCQRVVDQSADCEVVHDYDASVVKHYDGPYNLKSCGEGCTELWIGRVGNDYWSGNCSIYEEYTRVQVSNPDAIVSATLEYAKWDDYMQVWVGKSGQETKVWSGPDGNFPPETAGRCELSTSWERNPNIDVTPYFKNVKDGDVVTFKIRVSVTGAGEGFGRIKLRYDPSKAITKDEWAPQSCMDSAKGVVDGFAEGEITCIDDPTDATGCTVINGIKVCESQLKPSPLPGIPKLCKKVRVKADYDFYKGQMDCWTDPQGETHCPVNTGGNLDSCQKYEENPQCGFISSKCVDGAQGSSGTCYVHEDTYDCGTDVSVPTLEKETEYQCGGPIRCMGDDCLDLTKTQSTDFARATALLNAAQFMTQDMSCTGQDGDDNPTGDENVICSAFAGEAGECKIAVGGVSDCCEKPTNISLADYLNLIMAVPKLDGAVMGLTDGNALKGAYQVLREPALQGWTEVTKPFTSYIENVSGAVDSFFQPVEQFVDQLIDQLKEQVKEVMMDVMKSAGQDAATEQAAAAASEQAAEAMMETATTWLSTAMTIYTVYVVAMVMIQMIYKCEEEEFTMNAKRALKNCTYVGSYCKSKVLGACIEKREAYCCFNSPLSRIIQEQVRPQLGQNFGDPKNPQCEGIPLDKIAEIDWSKINLDEWLGILQQNGKFPDPASINLDSLTGAGNDFNIDGTRKNAQERALERLEGIDIDAKRKEATNSIDPQTGAPTGGGG, from the coding sequence ATGGAGAACACAATGCGAAGTCATAATTACTTTATGAAAGCTGTGGCCTCGCTGTTGACAGTAACCATGTCTGCGCTGCCGATACATTCCTACGCTAACGGTAGCCAAGACCAGGACATCACAGCGGTGGGTAAAGAGGCCCAGGCTTTCGGACAAAACCTCTCAAACTCATTCAAGTCGAGCTCGGGGACTGTGCAAGATGGCACAATCTCTATGCCGACGTTGAAAGACGGTCAATTCCAAATGAACGGGGGGAGTCAGATTAATGTCAATGATCTATTCCCCGGAACGAGCGGGACCAACAATAAACCTGATAGTTATTACTTCCCTGATGCCAATAAACCTGATGTGGGCGGTCTGCAAGGCATTTACGACTCTGGCGATGACATGGACAGCGTGGGGAATAATGCAAAAGGGTCGCTGTGGAGTGATGCCAATAGTGCTAATCCATCAATCTCTGGTGCGGCATACAAGGTTCTTCTCGATGCCTCTAATCGATCACGCCCTGATTTCAGTAATGACCCTGTACTAAATCTAAGCAAAAAGACCTATGAGGATATGGACCTCATCGCAGGTGGCTTTGGGGATTGTTCTGCCGAAACAACCATCAATCAGAATACTATCAACGCCCACATTCCAGAGTATGAACGGTGTCAGCGTGTTGTAGATCAAAGCGCGGACTGTGAGGTTGTCCATGACTACGATGCCTCTGTGGTGAAGCACTATGATGGTCCATATAACCTCAAATCTTGTGGAGAAGGCTGTACTGAGTTGTGGATTGGCCGAGTTGGTAACGACTACTGGAGTGGCAACTGTTCGATTTATGAGGAATACACGCGGGTCCAAGTCAGTAATCCAGACGCCATAGTGTCTGCAACTCTTGAGTACGCCAAGTGGGATGACTACATGCAAGTTTGGGTTGGTAAATCAGGTCAGGAAACTAAAGTATGGTCCGGCCCTGACGGCAATTTCCCTCCAGAAACGGCTGGCCGATGTGAATTGTCAACAAGTTGGGAGCGAAACCCTAATATTGATGTCACTCCCTATTTCAAGAATGTGAAAGATGGTGATGTTGTTACGTTTAAGATCCGCGTTTCAGTAACTGGCGCAGGTGAGGGTTTTGGCCGCATAAAGCTACGCTATGACCCATCAAAAGCCATTACCAAGGATGAGTGGGCTCCACAGAGCTGCATGGATTCAGCCAAAGGGGTTGTAGATGGTTTTGCGGAAGGCGAGATCACATGTATAGATGACCCGACTGATGCTACGGGCTGCACAGTCATCAATGGGATCAAAGTTTGCGAATCTCAACTCAAGCCGTCACCTTTGCCTGGTATTCCAAAACTATGCAAAAAGGTTCGAGTTAAAGCTGACTATGACTTTTATAAGGGGCAAATGGACTGCTGGACAGACCCTCAAGGTGAAACGCACTGTCCGGTAAACACGGGCGGGAATCTCGATAGCTGTCAGAAATATGAAGAAAACCCTCAGTGCGGCTTCATCAGTTCCAAATGTGTTGATGGTGCTCAGGGAAGTTCTGGTACGTGCTACGTCCACGAGGATACTTATGACTGTGGTACAGATGTTTCTGTTCCGACCTTGGAAAAGGAAACTGAGTACCAGTGCGGTGGGCCTATACGCTGCATGGGAGATGACTGCCTTGATTTGACCAAAACACAAAGCACTGATTTTGCTCGCGCTACTGCGTTGCTCAATGCAGCCCAATTCATGACGCAGGATATGAGCTGCACAGGCCAAGATGGGGATGACAATCCTACCGGGGATGAAAACGTTATTTGCTCTGCTTTTGCAGGGGAAGCTGGCGAATGCAAGATAGCTGTTGGGGGAGTTTCTGATTGCTGTGAAAAGCCAACCAATATATCTCTTGCCGATTATCTGAACCTAATAATGGCCGTTCCAAAGCTCGATGGCGCAGTGATGGGGCTGACTGATGGTAATGCGCTTAAAGGTGCTTATCAGGTACTTAGGGAACCTGCCCTTCAAGGGTGGACAGAAGTCACAAAACCGTTCACAAGTTATATAGAGAACGTTTCAGGTGCTGTTGATTCGTTCTTCCAGCCTGTAGAGCAGTTTGTTGATCAACTCATTGACCAGCTCAAAGAGCAAGTCAAAGAAGTGATGATGGATGTCATGAAATCAGCAGGCCAAGATGCAGCAACAGAGCAGGCGGCTGCCGCAGCATCTGAACAAGCTGCCGAAGCAATGATGGAGACTGCGACAACATGGCTTAGCACTGCCATGACGATATATACCGTCTATGTCGTTGCGATGGTGATGATCCAGATGATTTATAAGTGCGAGGAAGAAGAGTTCACTATGAACGCCAAAAGAGCGCTCAAGAATTGCACCTATGTAGGCTCTTATTGTAAATCTAAGGTGTTGGGCGCTTGTATTGAAAAAAGAGAAGCGTATTGCTGCTTCAATTCTCCGCTCTCTCGTATTATACAAGAACAGGTTCGCCCTCAATTGGGGCAGAACTTTGGAGACCCCAAAAATCCTCAGTGTGAAGGGATTCCACTAGATAAAATTGCCGAAATTGATTGGAGCAAAATTAATTTGGATGAGTGGCTTGGGATATTACAGCAGAACGGTAAATTCCCTGATCCGGCCTCAATAAATCTCGACTCGCTGACTGGAGCAGGGAATGACTTCAATATTGACGGGACGCGGAAGAATGCTCAGGAAAGGGCGTTGGAGCGGTTGGAAGGGATTGATATTGACGCGAAGCGAAAAGAGGCGACAAACAGCATAGACCCTCAAACAGGCGCGCCAACTGGTGGTGGTGGATAA
- a CDS encoding DsbC family protein has protein sequence MRTKLLGALMVFGIITGTAHASSKLEITDPRAAKIEDIVELPIKGVRAVQSDGQIMFLSENGRFVISGQIYDLWSKKPLNTMSQMRDVAERIHFKSMGMDVDTLNTVSMGRGDKEVVVFVDPRCAVCHQLMGDAKSLVDDYTFKFIVIPALGAESNRLAKNLYCAKDKTHALDALMNNTLGSLPSKETCDPGQYDQTLLTAHFIGIEGVPFVVAPDGRVSKGRPKNLKSWLESVE, from the coding sequence ATGCGGACAAAATTACTCGGGGCGCTGATGGTGTTCGGGATTATTACCGGCACGGCTCATGCGTCATCGAAATTGGAAATCACCGATCCCAGAGCGGCGAAGATAGAGGACATCGTAGAGCTACCCATCAAAGGGGTTCGAGCCGTCCAAAGTGATGGGCAGATCATGTTCCTCTCTGAAAACGGGCGATTTGTTATTTCAGGACAAATCTACGACCTGTGGAGCAAGAAGCCCCTCAACACGATGTCCCAAATGAGGGATGTAGCGGAGCGTATCCACTTCAAGAGCATGGGCATGGATGTGGACACGCTGAACACCGTTTCGATGGGGCGTGGTGACAAAGAGGTGGTGGTCTTTGTCGATCCTAGATGCGCGGTTTGCCATCAGCTCATGGGTGATGCCAAATCGCTGGTGGATGATTACACCTTTAAATTTATCGTGATTCCTGCTCTGGGTGCTGAGTCCAACCGCTTGGCAAAGAACTTGTACTGCGCGAAAGACAAAACCCACGCGCTCGATGCGCTGATGAACAACACCTTGGGTTCCCTTCCTTCAAAAGAAACCTGCGACCCCGGCCAATACGATCAAACGCTGCTGACAGCTCATTTCATTGGGATTGAGGGCGTTCCGTTCGTGGTTGCTCCGGATGGTCGTGTCAGCAAAGGACGTCCGAAGAACCTGAAATCATGGTTGGAGAGTGTTGAATGA
- the traC gene encoding type IV secretion system protein TraC, whose translation MIVTIKKKLEETLIPEHLRAAGIIPVLAYDEDDHVFLMDDHSAGFGFMCEPLCGADEKVQERMNGFLNQEFPSKTTLQFVLFRSPDINQEMYRMMGLRDGFRHELLTSVIKERINFLQHHTTERIFAKTNKGIYDNGLIQDLKLFVTCKVPIKNNNPTESELQQLAQLRTKVESSLQTVGLRPRTMTAVNYIRIMSTILNWGPDASWRHDSVDWEMDKPICEQIFDYGTDVEVSKNGIRLGDYHAKVMSAKKLPDVFYFGDALTYAGDLSGGNSSIKENYMVVTNVFFPEAESTKNTLERKRQFTVNQAYGPMLKFVPVLADKKESFDTLYESMKEGAKPVKITYSVVLFAPTKERVEAAAMAARNIWRESRFELMEDKFVALPMFLNCLPFCTDRDAVRDLFRYKTMTTEQAAVVLPVFGEWKGTGTYHAALISRNGQLMSLSLHDSNTNKNLVIAAESGSGKSFLTNELIFSYLSEGAQVWVIDAGKSYQKLSEMLNGDFVHFEEGTHVCLNPFELIQNYEDEEDAIVSLVCAMASAKGLLDEWQISALKQVLSRLWEEKGKEMKVDDIAERCLEEENDQRLKDIGQQLYAFTSKGSYGKYFSRKNNVSFQNQFTVLELDELQGRKHLRQVVLLQLIYQIQQEVFLGERNRKKVVIVDEAWDLLKEGEVSVFMEHAYRKFRKYGGSVVIATQSINDLYENAVGRAIAENSASMYLLGQTEETVESVKRSGRLTLSEGGFHTLKTVHTIQGVYSEIFIKSKSGMGVGRLIVGDFQKLLYSTDPVDVNAIDQFVKQGMSIPEAIKAVMRSRQQAA comes from the coding sequence ATGATCGTAACCATCAAAAAGAAACTCGAAGAAACGTTGATCCCGGAGCACTTGCGAGCTGCCGGGATTATTCCTGTCCTGGCCTATGACGAAGACGATCATGTCTTCCTTATGGATGACCACAGTGCAGGCTTTGGTTTCATGTGTGAGCCCCTGTGTGGTGCCGATGAAAAAGTTCAGGAGCGAATGAACGGTTTCCTGAATCAGGAGTTCCCGTCGAAGACTACGCTCCAGTTTGTTCTGTTCCGCTCCCCGGACATCAATCAGGAGATGTACCGGATGATGGGGTTGCGTGATGGCTTCCGTCACGAGCTGCTGACATCTGTCATCAAGGAACGGATTAACTTCCTCCAGCACCACACGACAGAACGCATATTTGCCAAGACCAACAAAGGTATCTACGACAATGGCTTGATCCAAGACCTCAAGCTGTTCGTTACGTGCAAAGTCCCCATCAAGAACAATAACCCGACTGAAAGCGAACTCCAGCAGCTCGCACAGCTTCGCACGAAGGTCGAATCATCGCTTCAAACCGTTGGTCTGCGTCCCCGCACAATGACGGCGGTGAACTACATCCGGATCATGAGCACCATCCTGAATTGGGGGCCGGATGCTTCATGGCGACATGACTCTGTGGATTGGGAGATGGATAAGCCCATCTGCGAGCAAATCTTCGATTACGGCACTGATGTGGAAGTCAGCAAGAACGGCATCAGGCTGGGGGACTACCACGCGAAAGTCATGTCAGCGAAAAAGCTGCCTGACGTTTTCTACTTTGGTGATGCGTTGACCTATGCCGGGGATCTCAGCGGCGGCAACTCCAGCATCAAAGAAAACTACATGGTTGTGACCAATGTGTTTTTCCCTGAGGCAGAAAGCACGAAAAACACTCTGGAGCGCAAACGCCAGTTCACTGTAAACCAAGCCTACGGGCCGATGCTCAAATTCGTGCCGGTGCTGGCGGACAAAAAGGAGAGCTTCGACACTCTCTATGAGTCCATGAAAGAGGGGGCTAAGCCAGTCAAGATCACCTACTCGGTGGTTTTATTTGCTCCAACCAAAGAACGTGTTGAAGCGGCGGCGATGGCCGCACGAAACATCTGGCGTGAATCTCGGTTCGAGCTGATGGAGGATAAGTTCGTTGCTCTGCCGATGTTCCTCAACTGCCTGCCATTCTGTACAGACCGGGATGCAGTGCGAGACCTATTCCGCTACAAGACCATGACAACCGAGCAGGCGGCTGTGGTCCTGCCGGTGTTTGGGGAATGGAAGGGGACCGGGACCTATCATGCAGCGCTGATTTCCCGCAACGGCCAGCTCATGAGTCTGTCTCTTCACGACAGTAATACCAACAAAAACCTGGTGATCGCAGCCGAATCCGGCTCGGGTAAATCGTTCCTTACCAACGAACTGATTTTTTCCTACTTGTCCGAGGGTGCTCAGGTCTGGGTTATTGATGCCGGTAAGTCCTACCAGAAGCTGTCGGAAATGCTCAATGGCGACTTCGTTCACTTTGAAGAAGGAACGCACGTCTGCCTCAACCCGTTCGAGCTCATACAGAACTACGAGGACGAAGAAGACGCGATTGTCAGCCTCGTTTGTGCAATGGCGTCGGCCAAAGGCTTGCTGGATGAATGGCAAATCTCTGCGCTGAAACAGGTCCTTTCTCGCCTGTGGGAAGAGAAAGGTAAAGAGATGAAGGTTGACGACATCGCTGAGCGCTGTCTGGAAGAAGAAAACGACCAGCGCCTCAAGGATATTGGTCAGCAGCTCTACGCCTTTACGTCGAAAGGTAGCTACGGGAAATACTTCTCTCGCAAGAACAACGTCAGCTTCCAGAACCAGTTCACTGTACTGGAGCTCGATGAACTGCAAGGGCGTAAGCACTTGCGTCAGGTTGTACTGCTCCAGCTTATTTACCAGATCCAGCAAGAAGTATTCCTGGGTGAACGTAACCGCAAGAAAGTCGTCATCGTGGATGAGGCCTGGGACCTGCTCAAAGAGGGCGAGGTCTCGGTCTTCATGGAACATGCCTACCGCAAATTCCGTAAGTACGGTGGCTCCGTTGTCATTGCAACGCAGTCCATCAACGACCTCTATGAGAACGCAGTGGGCCGCGCCATCGCGGAGAACTCGGCCAGCATGTACTTGCTCGGCCAAACCGAAGAAACCGTGGAATCTGTTAAACGTAGCGGTCGTCTGACCCTTTCAGAGGGCGGGTTCCACACCCTCAAGACGGTACACACCATCCAGGGCGTGTACTCAGAAATCTTTATCAAATCGAAGAGCGGCATGGGCGTCGGACGCTTGATAGTGGGCGACTTCCAGAAGCTGCTTTATTCGACCGATCCGGTGGACGTTAACGCCATCGACCAGTTTGTGAAACAAGGCATGAGCATTCCTGAGGCAATCAAGGCCGTGATGCGAAGCCGTCAGCAGGCTGCATAA
- a CDS encoding AAA family ATPase, with translation MSQYSQFSVSKVFGMPSIPEKVTAIGYADGSNPFIPATDTNYVFRKEFLREVLAYLKEPGGDALFVTGPTGSGKTSGITEIAGRLNWPVQQITAHGRMELTDLIGHHALVAEKPGQPPVMKFMYGPLAVAMREGHLLLINEVDLADPAELAGLNDVLEGRPLVIAQNGGEIIKPHPMFRVVVTGNSTGSGDASGLYQGVMMQNLAAMDRYRFTKVGYADEEAELSILGRVTPKLPENVRKGMVRIANQVRKLFLGENGEDGQISVTMSTRTLVRWAKLSLAFRGAPNALEYALDQALLIRAAKEEREAILRVAKDVFGDQWR, from the coding sequence ATGTCTCAATACTCTCAATTCTCAGTAAGCAAGGTTTTCGGTATGCCCAGCATTCCGGAGAAGGTAACGGCCATCGGCTACGCTGACGGTTCAAACCCTTTCATCCCTGCCACTGATACCAACTACGTTTTCCGCAAAGAGTTTCTGCGAGAGGTCTTGGCCTATCTCAAAGAGCCTGGCGGTGACGCATTGTTCGTAACCGGCCCTACCGGGTCTGGCAAAACCTCAGGTATCACCGAGATCGCTGGTCGTCTCAACTGGCCTGTTCAGCAAATCACTGCCCACGGGCGGATGGAGCTGACAGATCTGATTGGACATCACGCTCTGGTCGCGGAAAAGCCTGGTCAACCACCTGTCATGAAGTTCATGTATGGACCTCTGGCAGTCGCTATGCGTGAAGGTCATCTGCTCCTCATCAACGAGGTGGATTTGGCCGACCCTGCCGAGCTGGCTGGTCTCAACGATGTCCTTGAAGGGCGTCCCCTTGTGATCGCTCAGAATGGCGGGGAAATCATCAAGCCGCACCCGATGTTTCGTGTGGTCGTTACTGGTAACTCTACGGGGTCCGGTGATGCTTCTGGTTTGTACCAGGGGGTGATGATGCAGAACCTCGCAGCTATGGATCGCTATCGTTTCACCAAAGTAGGGTATGCGGATGAGGAAGCTGAACTCAGCATTCTTGGCCGTGTTACTCCGAAACTTCCGGAAAATGTGCGGAAGGGAATGGTTCGGATTGCTAATCAGGTCCGCAAACTGTTTCTTGGCGAAAACGGTGAAGATGGTCAGATCAGCGTCACCATGTCCACTCGGACGTTGGTGCGTTGGGCGAAACTGTCTCTAGCGTTCCGTGGTGCCCCAAATGCTCTTGAATACGCCCTGGATCAAGCTCTGCTTATCCGTGCGGCCAAAGAGGAGCGTGAAGCCATCCTGCGTGTTGCGAAGGATGTGTTCGGGGACCAATGGCGCTAA
- a CDS encoding EAL domain-containing protein, with protein sequence MIFAPAFQPIKDVGTGSFVAAEVLARWYDEGRVLTPSSLSSPPYWGLVDMEMARFIQDNLHYCLDLYPALFLNVSEHTLQSDVIFKAWWRVVRDIAKNHSSRLVIEITEGIQDASLALRWEALTEIGVELALDDYGDKNSSLERLSRYDWHYCKFDARRLRSLEDYSAILHCRRKGIQLIAEQVESFPLGESAKLLGLSWQQGFYHGKPAVMEKHLNYVKALP encoded by the coding sequence ATGATTTTTGCCCCGGCTTTCCAACCAATTAAAGACGTCGGCACAGGTTCGTTTGTCGCTGCTGAGGTACTGGCTCGTTGGTACGACGAAGGCCGGGTTCTTACACCATCCTCTCTGTCATCACCTCCTTATTGGGGGCTGGTGGATATGGAGATGGCACGGTTCATTCAGGACAACCTTCATTATTGCTTGGATCTGTACCCAGCTCTTTTTCTGAATGTCTCTGAACATACTTTGCAATCAGACGTCATTTTCAAAGCGTGGTGGAGGGTTGTCCGCGACATTGCTAAGAATCACTCATCACGGCTTGTCATCGAGATTACCGAGGGCATTCAGGATGCCTCTCTCGCATTGAGATGGGAGGCTCTTACCGAAATAGGGGTTGAGCTGGCGCTGGATGACTATGGAGACAAAAACTCTTCGCTGGAGCGCCTGAGTCGTTATGACTGGCACTATTGCAAGTTTGACGCGAGAAGACTGCGGTCGCTTGAAGACTACTCGGCCATCCTCCACTGCCGCCGAAAAGGCATACAGCTCATTGCTGAGCAGGTGGAGAGCTTCCCATTGGGGGAGAGCGCCAAATTACTTGGACTGTCATGGCAACAAGGTTTCTATCACGGGAAGCCTGCTGTCATGGAGAAACACTTGAATTACGTAAAGGCCTTACCATGA
- a CDS encoding TraU family protein, whose amino-acid sequence MMQKILRVIAVSAVFWVRSVSADPGCQNAEVIGGKLITDICWSCIFPIKVAGVPISGGGGSFPSEAVSNPLCMCEDNLGVPRPGVTTSMWEPARLVEFQRVPGCSSVLNGVRFPFDRTNQGHHGMGDMDGGDGSFMHYHYYAFPLLVMLDLFIKQTCNADGYMDLDIMYMSELDPTWNNDELAFFTNPEAAAVANPIAAAACTADAVSSTAGKPLKQLFWCAGSWGTLYPFSGNQNGGKGVIRDSSLLSTRVLAALHRRGLAWKTMGSEAMCRGVISPTLPKTQYKFTLLHPVPETNSSHVIGESTLTWGLARTIPAIGQDPIYTIWRWNDCCNN is encoded by the coding sequence ATGATGCAAAAAATTCTACGGGTCATTGCCGTTAGCGCGGTCTTTTGGGTTCGTTCGGTATCGGCTGACCCTGGGTGCCAGAATGCGGAAGTAATCGGCGGAAAACTGATTACTGACATCTGCTGGAGCTGTATTTTTCCCATCAAAGTAGCAGGGGTTCCTATAAGTGGTGGAGGCGGATCATTCCCGAGTGAAGCCGTAAGCAACCCTCTGTGTATGTGCGAGGATAATCTAGGGGTCCCTCGGCCTGGAGTCACCACTTCTATGTGGGAGCCAGCACGGCTTGTTGAATTTCAGAGAGTGCCTGGCTGCTCATCTGTCTTGAATGGTGTCAGGTTCCCGTTTGATAGGACTAACCAAGGGCATCATGGCATGGGAGACATGGATGGTGGTGATGGTTCTTTTATGCACTATCACTACTATGCGTTTCCTCTGTTGGTGATGCTCGATTTATTTATTAAGCAGACCTGTAATGCTGATGGGTATATGGATCTCGACATCATGTACATGTCGGAGCTCGACCCGACCTGGAACAATGATGAGCTCGCTTTTTTTACCAATCCAGAGGCGGCGGCAGTAGCAAACCCAATTGCGGCGGCTGCGTGTACTGCTGATGCTGTCTCATCAACCGCTGGAAAACCTTTAAAACAGCTTTTCTGGTGTGCTGGTTCATGGGGCACCCTGTATCCATTTAGTGGCAACCAGAATGGTGGAAAAGGTGTTATCCGCGATAGCAGTCTTCTTAGCACAAGGGTTCTGGCTGCTTTGCATCGCCGGGGGTTAGCGTGGAAGACAATGGGTTCTGAGGCTATGTGTAGAGGTGTTATTAGCCCAACACTACCCAAAACGCAGTACAAATTCACGCTATTGCATCCGGTTCCAGAGACAAACTCATCTCACGTAATTGGCGAATCCACTCTTACGTGGGGTCTGGCGCGAACTATACCGGCAATTGGGCAAGACCCTATTTACACCATCTGGCGATGGAATGATTGCTGTAACAATTGA